Proteins encoded in a region of the Desulfuromonas acetexigens genome:
- a CDS encoding M23 family metallopeptidase, whose translation MKKLNWLLLLVGLWLGITALAWGDELRLEPEVIAPGEVALARWIASGPTVGELRFNDKLIPLEPGEEGGWALLGLDLGADPGDYPLRLRLPGGTERPVGTLKVTAKKRPEERLTLPKAYVSPQDPAVLQRIERESKLLRQIFSVRSSVPLPTAFVLPVGDPMGSPFGLRRILNGQPRSPHAGVDFRSPRGTVVGAGGAGRVVFTGDLYYCGLTAIVDHGDGLYSIYCHLESLDCAPNQTVDLGTPLGRVGSTGRSTGPHLHWGVKLRGDRVDPLALTTLLGGKKS comes from the coding sequence ATGAAGAAGCTAAACTGGTTGCTGCTGTTGGTGGGATTATGGCTGGGGATAACGGCTTTGGCCTGGGGGGATGAACTGCGTCTGGAGCCGGAGGTAATCGCCCCCGGCGAGGTCGCCTTGGCGCGCTGGATCGCGAGCGGGCCGACGGTGGGGGAGCTGCGCTTCAATGACAAGCTGATTCCCCTGGAGCCGGGGGAAGAGGGCGGATGGGCGCTCCTCGGGCTCGACCTGGGGGCCGACCCTGGCGATTATCCCCTGCGCCTGCGGCTACCGGGGGGAACGGAACGGCCGGTCGGAACCCTGAAGGTTACGGCGAAGAAACGTCCGGAAGAACGCCTCACCCTCCCCAAGGCCTACGTCTCTCCGCAGGATCCGGCCGTTCTCCAGCGTATCGAGCGGGAGAGCAAGCTGCTCCGGCAGATCTTTTCGGTGCGTTCGTCGGTGCCGCTGCCGACGGCTTTTGTCCTGCCCGTCGGCGACCCGATGGGCAGCCCCTTCGGTCTGCGCCGTATCCTCAATGGTCAACCTCGCTCCCCCCATGCCGGGGTCGATTTCCGCAGCCCCCGGGGGACGGTCGTTGGCGCTGGCGGCGCCGGGCGGGTGGTCTTTACCGGCGATCTTTACTATTGCGGTCTCACCGCTATCGTCGATCATGGCGACGGTCTCTACAGCATCTACTGCCATCTCGAAAGCCTCGATTGCGCCCCCAACCAGACGGTGGACCTGGGCACACCCCTGGGGCGGGTCGGCAGTACCGGCCGCTCCACCGGCCCCCATCTGCACTGGGGGGTGAAATTGCGCGGCGACCGGGTCGATCCCCTGGCCCTGACGACCCTTCTGGGTGGGAAAAAATCTTGA
- the xseB gene encoding exodeoxyribonuclease VII small subunit yields MAKKTSFEGALKALQTAVESLEQEDLSLEASLSLFEDGVKNAALCRRLLDEVELKVEQLTRSEDGGFAKHPFPQD; encoded by the coding sequence ATGGCCAAAAAAACGAGTTTCGAAGGGGCACTCAAGGCCCTGCAAACAGCGGTCGAAAGTCTGGAGCAGGAGGATCTCAGCCTGGAGGCCTCCCTCTCCCTTTTCGAGGACGGGGTGAAGAACGCGGCGCTCTGCCGTCGGTTGCTCGACGAGGTCGAACTCAAGGTCGAACAGCTGACTCGGAGCGAGGACGGCGGCTTCGCCAAACACCCCTTTCCCCAGGATTGA